Proteins co-encoded in one Prunus persica cultivar Lovell chromosome G6, Prunus_persica_NCBIv2, whole genome shotgun sequence genomic window:
- the LOC18772226 gene encoding heavy metal-associated isoprenylated plant protein 34: MSKLEVMDLERSVYKVNICCLGCKGKVRKALKIEGVYNSIIDADQGMVTVIGNIEPIIFIKKLKKEGKNAQLLGVQRISNNNQAQLNNQMAAGKGGKDNKSQKPKGGQQQQQAQQQHQFKGGKAMKMPPPKDQKSVKFNLPEDEFGGSDGEFDDEYDSEFDDEEFDEFGDEDYDDDDDEQEFGHGHGHHQQQQPNKMMPGMMGPQGPYGKMMPIMGNGHGPHGPAGMINMHAMNEKKSGGGGGGGSAKKGGVIEFPVQLKGKSENNEKKNGKDGKKGGGNGKGGEKKKGEKEKEECKSGGGLVGWLKRSTSIGRGGSKGSGVDGGDGKNNGKGNGGKKGGGKHDGARELKKGKNDYHEIDVVLNHGKGGKGGKEIKEGKEGKGSNGGKGGGKGGGNGGDMHQIQMGQKGQMVPIGQMGQMGQRGPMGQMGQTGQMGQRGPMGNYPMGQMGNAPAVQGLPTPSMMNGGYYQGMGPAGNPYNQQQQQQLQQLQQQQQMQLQQQQYMAMMMNQQRGNGNGNGMYQPMMYARPHAPMNFMPPQQMPSSNDPYSNYFSDENPNGCYLM; encoded by the exons ATGAGTAAGCTGGAGGTTATGGATCTTGAG AGATCGGTTTACAAAGTAAATATTTGCTGCTTGGGCTGTAAGGGGAAAGTTAGGAAAGCGTTGAAAATTGAAG GTGTGTACAACAGCATTATAGATGCAGATCAGGGGATGGTGACTGTGATTGGGAATATTGAGCCaatcatatttattaagaaacttaaaaaagaagggaaaaatgCCCAGCTTCTGGGAGTTCAAAGGATTTCAAACAACAACCAAGCTCAGCTCAACAATCAGATGGCTGCTGGGAAAGGTGGAAAAGACAACAAATCTCAGAAGCCAAAGGGTggccaacaacaacaacaagcaCAGCAGCAGCATCAATTCAAAGGGGGTAAAGCCATGAAAATGCCTCCTCCTAAGGACCAGAAATCTGTGAAATTCAATTTGCCAGAGGATGAATTTGGTGGGAGTGATGGTGAGTTTGATGATGAATATGACAGTGAGTTTGatgatgaggaatttgatgagtttggtgatgaagattatgatgatgatgatgatgaacaaGAGTTTGGGCATGGCCATGGCCATcaccagcagcagcaaccCAATAAGATGATGCCAGGTATGATGGGTCCACAAGGGCCTTATGGGAAGATGATGCCAATCATGGGAAATGGCCATGGGCCACATGGGCCTGCTGGAATGATCAATATGCATGCTATGAATGAGAAAAAATCAGGTGGCGGTGGTGGGGGAGGCTCTGCCAAGAAAGGTGGGGTTATTGAATTTCCTGTGCAATTGAAGGGCAAGAgtgaaaataatgaaaagaagaatggCAAGGATGGAAAGAAAGGGGGTGGAAATGGCAAAGGaggggagaaaaagaaaggagaaaaagaaaaagaagagtgcAAGAGTGGAGGTGGCTTGGTGGGTTGGCTTAAAAGAAGTACTAGTATAGGAAGGGGTGGTTCCAAAGGAAGTGGTGTGGATGGTGGTGATGGGAAAAACAATGGCAAGGGCAATGGAGGGAAAAAGGGTGGAGGCAAACATGATGGTGCCCGTGAACTTAAGAAGGGGAAAAATGATTATCATGAAATTGATGTGGTGCTCAATCATGGCAAAGGAGGGAAAGGGGgcaaagaaatcaaagaaggCAAAGAGGGGAAGGGAAGCAATGGAGGCAAAGGAGGAGGCAAAGGAGGAGGCAATGGAGGAGATAtgcatcaaattcaaatgggCCAAAAGGGCCAGATGGTTCCAATTGGGCAGATGGGTCAAATGGGCCAGAGGGGTCCAATGGGTCAGATGGGTCAGACGGGCCAAATGGGCCAGAGGGGTCCAATGGGTAATTATCCAATGGGGCAGATGGGTAATGCTCCAGCAGTTCAAGGATTGCCTACACCATCGATGATGAACGGTGGATATTATCAAGGGATGGGGCCTGCTGGAAACCCTTATaaccagcagcagcagcagcagctccaGCAActacagcagcagcagcagatgCAGCTGCAGCAACAACAATACATGGCCATGATGATGAACCAACAGAGAGGCAATGGCAATGGCAATGGCATGTACCAGCCCATGATGTATGCACGGCCACATGCCCCCATGAACTTCATGCCTCCTCAGCAAATGCCATCTTCAAATGATCCTTACTCCAACTATTTCAGTGATGAGAATCCTAATGGTTGCTATCTTATGTGA
- the LOC18772957 gene encoding basic 7S globulin encodes MASFLHNFLLFFCSLSLIILTSSATKSQTHVPIRPNKLVLKVQKDRATNLHVAQIHKRTPLVQFPFVIDLTGRFLSVNCENQYTSSTYKAPVCHSSQCARANSHMCRTCSSLKTRPGCHTNACGLLTTNPVTQQSAQGELAEDVLKIPSTQGSSPGPMVTHPHFLFACAPSNILQKGLPKNVQGVAGLGHSPISLPYQLASHFGFPPKFALCLTSSPGKNGAVFFGAGPYFMKPGIDVSRQLTYAPFTVGQQGEYYINILSIKINNAMLPSIPKGGFGGAMISTTTPYTTLQTPIFRALNQLFMNQLRGVPHVKPVAPFGACFDANRIPTSKMGPTVPSIDLVLDNKKNIMWRIFGANAMIQPRPGVMCLAFVDGGMRPKAPIVIGTQQLEDNLLQFDLMNSRLGFSSSLLFRRTNCANFNFGTSSTNTDP; translated from the coding sequence ATGGCTTCTTTCCTTCATAATTTCCTGCTCTTCTTCTGTTCTTTATCTCTTATCATTCTCACATCTTCAGCAACCAAATCCCAAACCCACGTCCCCATCAGACCAAACAAGCTTGTCCTCAAAGTCCAGAAAGATAGGGCAACCAATCTCCATGTGgcccaaattcacaaaagaaCCCCTCTAGTCCAGTTCCCCTTTGTCATAGACCTAACTGGGAGGTTCTTATCAGTCAATTGTGAGAACCAATACACGTCATCAACTTACAAAGCCCCTGTTTGCCACTCAAGCCAGTGTGCTAGGGCCAACAGCCACATGTGCCGCACGTGCAGCTCTTTGAAAACCAGACCAGGCTGCCATACCAACGCTTGTGGGCTCTTGACCACGAACCCTGTGACCCAACAAAGTGCCCAGGGTGAGCTCGCAGAGGATGTCCTCAAAATCCCGTCAACCCAAGGCTCAAGCCCTGGCCCAATGGTCACACACCCCCATTTCCTCTTTGCTTGTGCACCTTCCAATATCTTGCAAAAGGGGTTACCCAAAAATGTTCAAGGTGTTGCTGGTCTAGGCCACTCCCCAATTTCCCTACCATACCAACTAGCTTCCCACTTTGGCTTCCCACCAAAATTTGCACTGTGCCTCACTTCCTCACCTGGCAAAAATGGCGCCGTTTTCTTCGGTGCAGGACCCTATTTCATGAAGCCGGGCATCGATGTGTCACGCCAGTTGACCTATGCCCCATTCACCGTAGGCCAGCAAGGAGAGTACTACATCAATATTCTATCAATTAAAATCAACAACGCCATGTTGCCTTCGATCCCAAAGGGTGGGTTTGGTGGGGCAATGATCAGCACCACAACTCCCTACACAACTCTCCAAACCCCAATTTTCAGGGCACTCAATCAGCTCTTCATGAACCAGCTTCGAGGGGTGCCTCATGTGAAACCCGTGGCACCATTTGGGGCATGTTTTGACGCAAACAGAATCCCTACCAGCAAGATGGGGCCTACGGTTCCCAGCATAGACCTTGTTCTGGACAATAAGAAAAACATCATGTGGAGAATTTTTGGTGCAAACGCTATGATTCAGCCACGTCCTGGCGTGATGTGTTTGGCGTTTGTGGACGGTGGGATGAGGCCTAAGGCTCCAATTGTGATTGGGACCCAGCAGTTGGAGGATAATCTGCTGCAGTTTGATTTGATGAACTCAAGGCTGGGATTTAGCTCTTCCTTGTTGTTCCGCAGGACCAACTGTGCCAACTTCAACTTTGGCACCTCCTCCACCAACACTGATCCGTAG
- the LOC18773367 gene encoding signal peptidase complex subunit 3B: protein MHSFGYRANALLTFAVTILALMCAMASICDNLNHPTPTSQVQVLNINWFQKQPNGNDEVSMTMNISADLQSLFTWNTKQVFVFLAAEYGTPKNSLNQISLWDGIIPTKEHAKFWIHTSNKYRFIDQGSNLRGKEFNFTLHWHVMPKTGKMFADKIVMSGYRLPQEYR from the exons atgcaTTCGTTTGGGTACAGAGCCAATGCTTTGCTAACGTTCGCAGTCACAATTTTGGCCCTCATGTGTGCCATGGCCTCTATCTGTGATAATCTCAACCACCCCACTCCCACTTCCCAAGTCCAG GTGCTGAACATCAATTGGTTTCAGAAGCAACCAAATGGCAACGACGAG GTCAGCATGACTATGAATATATCAGCAGACTTACAGTCATTGTTTACGTGGAACACAAAGCAG gtttttgtttttctagccGCTGAGTATGGAACCCCAAAGAACTCACTGAATCAG ATCTCTCTGTGGGATGGGATCATACCAACCAAAGAGCATgcaaagttttggattcatACTTCAAACAAGTACCGTTTCATTGATCAG GGAAGCAATCTCCGGGGTAAAGAATTCAACTTTACATTGCACTGGCATGTGATGCCCAAGACTGGCAAAATGTTTGCTGACAAGATAGTCATGTCTGGATATCGCTTGCCACAAGAATATAGATGA